A portion of the Marinobacter alexandrii genome contains these proteins:
- a CDS encoding peroxiredoxin, which translates to MEILEEKEYAAMPRIGDLAPAFKAITTQGEINFPSDYKGNWVIFFSHPADFTPVCTSEFMTFASMEDKFEKANCKLVGLSVDGLYSHIAWLRTIQEKIKFKGMENIEVKFPLIEDISMEIAKKYGMIQPNEDTTKAVRAVFFIDPTGIIRAIIYYPLSLGRNFDELYRVLIGLKTSDEFDVATPADWVPGDHVIIPPAGSCGVAKGRMDGQEEGLDCKDWFFCTKELDKKTILEKVLRLES; encoded by the coding sequence ATGGAGATACTAGAAGAAAAGGAATATGCTGCAATGCCCCGAATCGGTGATCTTGCACCAGCTTTCAAAGCAATTACAACACAAGGAGAAATTAACTTTCCCAGTGACTATAAAGGGAATTGGGTTATTTTTTTTAGTCATCCTGCGGACTTCACTCCCGTATGCACCTCTGAATTTATGACCTTCGCCTCCATGGAAGATAAGTTCGAAAAAGCAAATTGTAAGCTTGTCGGGCTCTCTGTTGATGGCTTGTATAGTCACATTGCATGGCTAAGAACCATACAAGAAAAGATCAAATTCAAAGGTATGGAAAATATTGAAGTCAAGTTTCCTTTGATTGAGGACATCTCCATGGAGATTGCAAAAAAATATGGAATGATCCAACCAAATGAAGACACCACCAAGGCAGTACGGGCTGTATTTTTCATTGATCCTACAGGAATTATTAGGGCCATTATTTACTATCCTCTCAGTCTAGGAAGAAACTTCGATGAACTATACCGAGTGTTAATTGGCTTGAAAACATCAGATGAATTTGATGTAGCTACTCCTGCAGATTGGGTTCCAGGTGATCATGTAATAATTCCTCCTGCAGGATCATGTGGAGTTGCAAAAGGTAGAATGGATGGACAAGAGGAAGGCCTAGATTGTAAGGATTGGTTTTTCTGTACCAAGGAACTAGACAAAAAAACTATCCTCGAAAAGGTCTTACGATTAGAGAGTTAA